One window from the genome of Lacerta agilis isolate rLacAgi1 chromosome 16, rLacAgi1.pri, whole genome shotgun sequence encodes:
- the LOC117060490 gene encoding deoxyribonuclease-1-like, which yields MGQSFTLLLIFLGVQVVAGAFKICAFNIRSFGRAKAANRRVMGALVQILSRCDISAIQEVRDSKGAAIQTLLRELNRYDPSHHYSRLESKRLGRASYKEQNVFVYRMDVVSVTDWCQFGDEDASEYKAFARGPFAARFHSPYTVILDFVLLLHHTSPREAAHELDLLFGVCTELMQRWKTENVMLLGDLNAAGAYIPASAWAGIRLRNHLAFHWLIGDTEDTTVSHRTCCAYDRIIVHGEELLGAIVPRSAKPFNFTQALGLSEEEALAVSDHYPVEVNLRLAPKAQREL from the exons ATGGGACAGAGCTTCACCCTTCTGCTCATCTTTCTGGGCGTGCAGGTTGTGGCAGGAGCCTTCAAAATCTGTGCTTTCAACATACGCAGTTTTGGGAGAGCCAAGGCAGCAAACCGGAGGGTCATGGGAGCTCTTGTCCAG ATCCTCTCTCGCTGCGATATTTCTGCCATCCAAGAGGTGCGAGACTCCAAGGGTGCAGCTATTCAGACATTGCTGCGGGAGCTAAACAG GTATGATCCCTCTCATCACTACAGCCGCCTGGAGAGCAAGAGGCTGGGGCGAGCCAGCTACAAGGAGCAGAATGTCTTTGTGTATCG AATGGATGTTGTGTCAGTTACTGATTGGTGCCAGTTTGGGGATGAGGATGCCAGCGAATACAAGGCATTTGCCCGGGGTCCCTTTGCTGCTCGCTTTCACTCTCCATACACAG TTATTCTAGACTTTGTGCTACTTTTACACCACACCAGTCCTCGGGAAGCTGCCCATGAGCTTGATCTGCTGTTTGGAGTGTGCACAGAACTGATGCAACGGTGGAAAACTGAG AATGTGATGCTGTTGGGAGATCTGAATGCTGCTGGTGCCTACATCCCAGCAAGTGCTTGGGCTGGGATCCGCCTGCGCAATCACCTTGCTTTCCACTGGCTCATTGGTGACACAGAGGACACCACAGTCAGCCACCGGACCTGCTGTGCCTATGACAG GATTATAGTCCATGGAGAAGAGCTGCTTGGCGCCATTGTACCCAGATCTGCCAAGCCTTTCAACTTCACACAAGCACTTGGACTATCGGAGGAAGAG GCCCTAGCAGTCAGCGACCACTATCCTGTAGAGGTGAATCTTCGGCTTGCTCCTAAAGCCCAGCGAGAGCTCTAA